In the genome of Dehalogenimonas sp. THU2, the window CCAGAAATGTACGACTTATCCTGAATTGCCAACCCAATTCCGTTAATGCCTGAGCGGTTAACAATCCTTCAACTTCATTACGCTCATCAGGTGTTCTTTTCCCCATGAAATTTCCTCGTAAGATTCTGTTCTCACAGTATAACAATATTTCAACGATCTCTTGAATACAAGCATTCTATCAAAATAAAAAGAGGGCGGGCTGAATCGCCCGCCCCCCAATTTATCCCAGAATATGGGATTACCACATATACTTGCCGGCGCCAAAAATGGTGTCACCTTTATACGTCGCAAGATCCTTCGTCCACCAAGCTTCCATCTCTTCCGCAGATTTGACTTTACCATAACCAAAGGCCCGATCCATTGTGGCAAAAAATCCATTAAATACCCCGGTAACTGATGCGGTTGCCCGTACCACGGGATGGATTATGGCCTCTGAAGGATGGTTGAAAGGACAAGTCGGTTGACAGATACCGCAGTTGACGGGAGCGCCAAAACCAGAGCAAGTATCCCAGTTCATCCAGAAAGCCTTGATACCAGGATTACTCCTGAGAACTTTAGGTTCCCAACTGGGTTCATCACTCATATCAATGGATTGACTCGGGCAAACCTCGCCGCACCTTTTGCAAGTTTGGCAGAAACGATGCCCACCAAAATCAATCGGCTTGGTTGGCGCCAATGGCATGTCAGTAATGGCTGAATTGGCATACCGGCTTTCCAGTCCCCAACCAGGACTCATGCGATAATTTGGCCTGGCCTGCTCAGAAATGCCAGCAAATATTCCATATGCCGTATTTTGTGAAGGCATTGACCCGCCTGGTCGTAACGTCATATACCCTAGACCTTTGACGAAAGATGTCGCCATCGCCCGGGTAAATTTAGCAGTGTTGTATCCAATCGAATCCATGCGCCCAATCGGAACCGAAGAACCATATCCCGATGGATTAGTCGGATCTGCTGAATAGTTGTAGGTACTCTGGACCTGTGGCTGCTGGGTTTCCCAGACGATCATCCATTTGCATTTGTTAGGAATACGGTAGACCTTACCGTCCTGTACGGCATCGTCCCGATCCTCCCATGATATTAAGTCTTTATTGAATAGCTTCTTCATGTTATCGGTTATTTCAATAACACCGACCGCAGCTGTTCCAAAAGAATGGAAGGCTGCTCTGAGTACTTGCAGATTATATTCTGGAGATTCATTATAGGGCGATGTTACATCAGTAGCCGACGGTTTCCAAAAACTGGTCTCACCATCCCAGGCCGGATCAGTGCCACCACGACCTGAGGCACTATACCAGGCTAAACCACGACGGTCATAACCAGGAAGTTTGCCTGCCAGACCATCAGCTTTGTCTTTCGCGACCCTTGCAGCAGTGGCATCTTTGACTTCTTGAGCTACAGGGACGGGAACATGCACGCTTGTGTCATAGTTTTGATAGACTTTCCAGTCTACCTCTGTGGTTATGTTTTCGTAATCACGTTCTTTAATCCACCATGCTTTTTTCTCCTGGTAAGAGCCGGCTACCTCATCTAAATCATGGAATATAGGTGAAGCGGCAGCAGCTGCACCTATACCAGCACCAGCTAGACCCAGACCCTTCATAAAATCTCTGCGGCTAAGGGTAGAATGGAATGTGTTTTTCATATTAGTGCTTCCCTCTCTTATAAAATTGTGAATACCGTGGTCTTCTTCAACTACTATTTAACGATCCCAGATATCTTTATTCAGATACCACCCCCTGATTTTAAAATTCGATTATTCGTAATCTCGTAAACTATACTCCTTTAACACAGGGTTGTACATACGCCTTTTGGCGTATTTTTTATTAACCCGCCTTAATATATTAATTTTTTATCTATACACATGGATTTTCACGTCATGTTAAAACAGGAGGAGGGGCTGATATCAGCCCCTCCTTATATCTACTGGCGACAGACAGTTACTGCCGCAACAACTCCGTCACCACCACCGCCACCTCTTTACCGTCGGCCTTGCCCCGGAGCAAAGGGGTGAGCTTACCCATGACCTTGCCCATGTCCTGCGGTTTGTTGGCTCCCACCTCGGCGATGACCTTTTTTGCTTCAGCGGTAATCTCATCGCGGGAAAGCTGGCGAGGCAAGTAGCTCTCGAGGATTTCGAGTTCGGTCTGCTCCTTGTCAACCAGATCCTGCCGGTTACCCGCCTTGAAAGCCTCGATGCTCTCGCGTCGCTGCTTCGCCATCTTGGCGATGACGGCGTGAATCCCGGGATCATCCAGTATCTTTTGCTGTTCAATCTCGGCATAGTTCACTGCGGAAAGGATCAACCGGAGAACTGCCAGTTTATCCTTGTTCCCGGCGCGCAGTGCGTCTTTGAGTTCGGCCGGCAGGCTTTCTTTCAGGCTCATATCAGTTATTTTCCTTACAGTTAATAAAATGGGTGATTGAACGCATTTTCGAACGGGTTATTCAGATTCTAGGCGGGGCCGTCCGGAGTGTCAAATCAGATGTAAAAAAGCGGCTGAAAAAACTTCCAGCCGCCCGATGGCGGCTGGTGGCTGGTAGGAAACAAGATGTATTATTTAACACCTAATTTAAAGTCCCGGTCAACTTCTTTATGGGGCACGCCGATTTCATCTTCCAACCAGAGTTTGACATCGAGGTAAGTATCGGAGCCGATATCCTGACGCGTCCACTTGAATTCGCCTTCAGCCAATTTGGCTTGATGGATTGCCTTGAGTTTATCTTCGATCTTGATCGGCCAGGTAGTTTTCTCTTTAGCGGGCACCTTGGCAACTTCGCCGTAC includes:
- a CDS encoding GatB/YqeY domain-containing protein, which produces MSLKESLPAELKDALRAGNKDKLAVLRLILSAVNYAEIEQQKILDDPGIHAVIAKMAKQRRESIEAFKAGNRQDLVDKEQTELEILESYLPRQLSRDEITAEAKKVIAEVGANKPQDMGKVMGKLTPLLRGKADGKEVAVVVTELLRQ
- a CDS encoding reductive dehalogenase; translated protein: MKNTFHSTLSRRDFMKGLGLAGAGIGAAAAASPIFHDLDEVAGSYQEKKAWWIKERDYENITTEVDWKVYQNYDTSVHVPVPVAQEVKDATAARVAKDKADGLAGKLPGYDRRGLAWYSASGRGGTDPAWDGETSFWKPSATDVTSPYNESPEYNLQVLRAAFHSFGTAAVGVIEITDNMKKLFNKDLISWEDRDDAVQDGKVYRIPNKCKWMIVWETQQPQVQSTYNYSADPTNPSGYGSSVPIGRMDSIGYNTAKFTRAMATSFVKGLGYMTLRPGGSMPSQNTAYGIFAGISEQARPNYRMSPGWGLESRYANSAITDMPLAPTKPIDFGGHRFCQTCKRCGEVCPSQSIDMSDEPSWEPKVLRSNPGIKAFWMNWDTCSGFGAPVNCGICQPTCPFNHPSEAIIHPVVRATASVTGVFNGFFATMDRAFGYGKVKSAEEMEAWWTKDLATYKGDTIFGAGKYMW